A single window of Paenibacillus sp. SYP-B4298 DNA harbors:
- a CDS encoding ABC transporter permease, whose translation MTKLTKHRLFWPLVVLAILLLINVMFTPDFFSIRMQNGHLYGSLIDILHFGAPLILVALGMTLVIATKGIDLSVGSIVAITGAVACLDISRSADQNSVVVVLAAVGIALLLSIVLGVWNGFLVAGVGIQPIIATLILMVAGRGIAQLVTSGQILTISSSPYKLIGGGYWLTLPFSILIVAVLFAATVLLTRKTALGLFIEAVGCNPSASRLAGIRSKLMISLVYVVCALFAGVAGLMLTSNVSSADGNNAGLWIELDAILAVVIGGTALTGGRFYLSGTLVGALIIQTLTTTIYTVGVPPEITLVVKAFVVMAVCLIQSPAFRERLVKRKSSRQQSSRKGVAA comes from the coding sequence ATGACCAAATTAACCAAGCATCGGTTGTTCTGGCCGTTGGTCGTGCTTGCCATACTGCTGCTGATCAACGTCATGTTTACACCGGACTTTTTCTCCATCCGTATGCAGAACGGTCATTTATATGGAAGCTTGATTGATATTCTTCACTTTGGTGCGCCGCTCATTCTGGTTGCACTCGGTATGACGCTTGTTATCGCGACCAAGGGCATTGACCTGTCGGTAGGATCGATTGTCGCTATTACCGGAGCCGTCGCCTGTCTGGATATTAGCCGCAGCGCGGATCAGAATTCAGTGGTTGTCGTGCTGGCCGCTGTCGGCATTGCCCTGCTGCTGTCGATTGTACTGGGCGTATGGAACGGCTTCCTCGTCGCAGGGGTCGGCATTCAGCCGATCATTGCGACCCTGATTCTAATGGTCGCCGGTCGCGGGATTGCCCAGCTTGTAACAAGCGGGCAGATTCTGACCATCTCCAGCTCCCCCTATAAGCTGATCGGGGGCGGGTACTGGCTGACATTGCCCTTCTCCATCCTCATCGTAGCGGTGCTATTCGCAGCGACCGTGCTGCTGACGCGCAAGACAGCGCTGGGTCTGTTCATTGAGGCTGTAGGGTGCAACCCGTCCGCGAGCCGTCTGGCGGGCATTCGCTCCAAGCTGATGATCTCGCTGGTATATGTCGTCTGCGCATTGTTTGCCGGTGTGGCTGGCCTGATGCTGACCTCGAACGTATCGAGCGCCGACGGCAACAACGCGGGCCTATGGATCGAGTTGGACGCGATTTTGGCGGTTGTAATCGGCGGCACAGCATTGACAGGTGGACGCTTCTACCTGAGCGGCACGCTGGTGGGCGCGCTCATCATCCAGACGCTGACGACGACCATCTATACGGTCGGCGTACCACCTGAGATTACACTCGTGGTGAAGGCGTTTGTTGTAATGGCAGTATGTCTCATTCAATCCCCGGCTTTCCGGGAAAGGCTGGTTAAGCGCAAGTCCTCTCGTCAACAATCCAGCCGGAAAGGAGTTGCGGCATGA
- the yjfF gene encoding galactofuranose ABC transporter, permease protein YjfF, translating into MIQRLMPKQQFIPIAATIALFLVMFAAGSYRYTGFFSLQVILNLFIDNAFLIVTAVGMTFVILTGGIDLSVGSVIALSTMISASLVQQQGWPPAIVIPLVLFIGSMFGFIMGAIIHYFKIQPFIVTLAGMFLARGLCYVISINTISINHPFYTWVAQTKVPLPGNHFISISVIIALVVVAAAFFVAHYTRLGRNMYALGGGEQSALLMGLPVAQTKIAVYTISGFCSALAGVIFTFYMLSGYGLHAVGMELDTIAAVVIGGTLLTGGFGYVIGTLFGVLIQGIIQTMIMFEGTLSSWWTKIAIGVLLFLFILLQRIIVSRRQTAKS; encoded by the coding sequence ATGATTCAACGTCTTATGCCCAAGCAGCAGTTTATACCGATTGCTGCAACTATTGCACTGTTTCTTGTCATGTTTGCAGCAGGCTCGTACCGTTATACCGGATTTTTCTCCTTGCAGGTCATACTGAATCTGTTCATTGATAATGCGTTCCTGATCGTGACGGCTGTTGGCATGACCTTCGTCATCCTCACTGGGGGCATCGATCTGTCGGTCGGCTCGGTCATCGCCTTGTCGACGATGATCTCGGCCAGCCTGGTGCAGCAGCAAGGCTGGCCGCCGGCTATCGTCATCCCGCTGGTGCTGTTCATCGGCTCCATGTTCGGATTTATTATGGGCGCAATCATCCATTATTTTAAGATTCAACCGTTCATCGTGACATTGGCCGGGATGTTTCTCGCCCGCGGCCTCTGCTATGTCATCAGCATCAATACAATCTCGATTAACCATCCGTTCTATACATGGGTCGCTCAGACGAAGGTTCCGCTGCCGGGTAACCACTTCATCTCCATCAGCGTTATCATTGCGCTGGTCGTTGTAGCCGCTGCCTTCTTTGTGGCGCACTACACCCGACTGGGCCGCAATATGTACGCATTGGGCGGCGGCGAGCAATCTGCGCTGCTCATGGGTCTTCCCGTTGCACAGACGAAGATTGCTGTCTATACGATTAGCGGCTTCTGCTCCGCGCTGGCAGGCGTGATCTTCACCTTCTACATGCTGTCAGGCTATGGCCTGCATGCCGTAGGCATGGAGCTGGACACGATCGCTGCGGTGGTAATCGGCGGCACATTGCTGACGGGCGGCTTCGGATATGTGATCGGTACGTTGTTCGGCGTGCTGATCCAGGGAATCATTCAGACGATGATTATGTTTGAGGGAACGCTCAGCTCCTGGTGGACGAAGATCGCGATCGGCGTCCTGTTGTTCCTGTTCATTCTGCTGCAACGCATCATCGTATCCAGGCGACAGACAGCCAAGTCATAG
- a CDS encoding ABC transporter substrate-binding protein, translated as MRRALRFILFPLTCLLIFVYLTGCQSTAEVAPMEVMPVVSDLPSGELRMEEQETRRIVVGFSQLGTESYWRIANSRSIQEAAKEYGIELIYRNAEQSQEKQFEAIRQFMKEKVDVIVFSPVVEYGWEPILKEVKQAGIPVIIVDRSVDVTDHSLFVTLMGSDFYDEGRKAGKYLLDKLMEQVGPIGIAELKGTVGSTPSIERKRGFEDTIAERPDLKIVKSEYANFTVEDGKRVMAKMLREMGSDISVLYAHNDDMALGAIEAIEEYGLKPGKDIIIISVDGTRAIFELMVEGKVNCVVECNPLLGPQLMMAVKELMEGRSLPKRIVTKESVYTEGMAEKEIADRKY; from the coding sequence GTGAGAAGAGCGTTGCGCTTCATTTTGTTTCCGCTTACATGTTTGTTGATATTTGTGTATTTAACTGGCTGCCAGTCCACGGCCGAGGTAGCGCCGATGGAGGTGATGCCTGTCGTATCCGATCTGCCCTCTGGCGAGCTGCGGATGGAGGAGCAGGAGACGCGCCGGATCGTTGTCGGCTTCTCGCAATTAGGTACGGAAAGCTACTGGCGCATCGCGAACTCTCGCTCCATCCAGGAGGCGGCCAAGGAATATGGCATTGAACTGATCTACCGCAATGCGGAGCAGTCACAGGAGAAGCAGTTCGAGGCGATCCGCCAGTTCATGAAGGAGAAGGTGGATGTCATTGTATTCTCTCCTGTCGTTGAATATGGCTGGGAGCCGATTCTGAAGGAAGTGAAGCAGGCCGGCATTCCGGTCATTATCGTTGACCGATCGGTCGATGTCACGGACCATTCGTTATTTGTGACGCTGATGGGGTCTGATTTCTATGACGAGGGTCGTAAGGCAGGCAAATATCTGCTCGACAAGCTGATGGAGCAGGTCGGGCCGATCGGCATAGCGGAGCTCAAGGGGACAGTCGGCTCGACGCCTTCCATCGAACGCAAGCGCGGCTTCGAGGACACGATTGCCGAGCGCCCTGATCTGAAGATCGTGAAGAGTGAATATGCGAATTTTACGGTGGAGGACGGCAAGCGGGTCATGGCGAAAATGCTGCGCGAGATGGGGAGCGACATTTCGGTGCTCTATGCCCATAATGACGACATGGCGCTTGGGGCGATCGAAGCGATCGAGGAATATGGCCTCAAGCCGGGCAAGGATATTATCATCATTAGCGTGGACGGCACCCGTGCTATTTTTGAGCTGATGGTCGAAGGCAAGGTGAACTGTGTGGTCGAGTGCAATCCGCTGCTGGGCCCGCAGTTGATGATGGCGGTCAAGGAGCTGATGGAGGGTCGCAGCCTGCCTAAGCGAATCGTCACCAAGGAAAGTGTCTATACCGAAGGAATGGCTGAGAAGGAGATTGCCGACCGCAAATACTAG
- a CDS encoding transglycosylase domain-containing protein, whose amino-acid sequence MIRKSLFSRGHRGPSRLFAPKERRQQRRIVKLAKLIGLTVVIGLVAGYGLLLYLRSQALPATSISQSSQMYDLHGNVIDTFHAGENRRSVPLSAVSPYLVQATVAVEDQRFYDHPGFDLKGMARAVVVNLESGSKKQGASTLTQQLARNLYLSHERTWKRKLKEAVYTLQLEMNYSKDQILEMYLNQIYYGHGAYGIEAASQLYFGKSARELSLAESALLAGIPKGPTYYSPYNNMKKAKDRQRLVLSILAEDGSITEEQAKSAYAELLALRTLEEGMSEGFAPYFRDYVRQVAVQQLGVDEQLLNEGGVRIYTTLDQSAQRAAEAAVAKGLPAEGELQAALVAIDPRNGYVKAMVGGRDYKANQYNRALATTRQPGSSFKPLVYVTALAEGGMTPVSRFRSEPTVFSYDEGRRTYEPHNYNNRYFEREIDMRTAIASSDNIYAVSTLMAVGADKVITTARRLGIESELAPVPSLALGTFPVSPLEMASAYSALAAEGVHTEPTAILRIENGRGEVLYEAKPTRKQVLAPAQAYVMTSLLESVFETGGTGSRVAAAIKRPVAGKTGTTAADAWLVGYTPELAAAVWVGYDKGRVITSAEAHKAAPIFADFLEGALEAVPPKLFPVPDGVVSVYIDPLTGKLATKDCSQQQRLEAFVAGTEPQEYCASLTEEAEPEPAQKPRAPADMPKNRSWWQHLKRWWES is encoded by the coding sequence ATGATACGCAAGTCCTTGTTCAGCCGCGGCCATCGCGGACCATCGCGCCTCTTCGCTCCCAAGGAACGCCGGCAACAGCGCAGGATTGTCAAGCTAGCCAAGTTGATCGGACTGACCGTCGTCATAGGGCTGGTCGCTGGCTACGGGTTGCTCCTCTACCTGCGCTCTCAGGCTCTGCCTGCGACAAGCATCAGCCAGTCCTCGCAAATGTATGATCTGCACGGCAATGTCATCGACACCTTCCATGCGGGTGAGAACCGGCGCTCCGTGCCGCTCTCCGCGGTCTCGCCCTATCTGGTGCAAGCTACCGTAGCGGTGGAGGATCAACGCTTCTACGACCATCCAGGCTTTGATCTCAAGGGGATGGCGCGTGCAGTCGTCGTGAACCTGGAGAGCGGCTCCAAGAAGCAGGGGGCAAGCACGCTCACCCAGCAGCTAGCCCGCAACCTGTACCTCTCTCACGAGCGTACCTGGAAGCGCAAGCTGAAGGAAGCGGTCTACACGCTTCAGCTTGAGATGAACTATTCCAAGGATCAGATTCTGGAGATGTATCTGAACCAGATCTACTATGGGCATGGAGCCTACGGCATCGAGGCCGCCAGCCAGCTCTACTTCGGCAAATCCGCGCGCGAGCTGTCACTGGCCGAGAGCGCTCTGCTTGCAGGGATACCCAAGGGTCCGACTTACTACTCTCCGTATAACAATATGAAAAAGGCCAAGGATCGGCAGAGGCTGGTGCTGTCCATACTCGCCGAGGACGGTTCCATTACAGAGGAGCAGGCTAAGAGCGCCTATGCCGAGCTATTGGCGCTTCGCACGCTCGAAGAGGGGATGAGCGAGGGCTTCGCCCCCTACTTCCGCGATTATGTCCGCCAGGTAGCCGTTCAGCAGCTCGGCGTGGACGAGCAGCTCCTGAACGAGGGCGGCGTCCGCATCTATACGACGCTCGATCAGAGCGCGCAGCGGGCGGCGGAGGCAGCCGTTGCCAAGGGGCTGCCCGCCGAGGGCGAGCTGCAGGCCGCACTGGTTGCGATCGATCCCCGGAACGGCTATGTGAAGGCCATGGTCGGCGGACGAGATTACAAGGCGAACCAGTATAACCGCGCGCTCGCGACAACCAGACAGCCGGGCTCCTCCTTCAAGCCGCTCGTCTATGTGACGGCATTGGCGGAGGGGGGAATGACTCCCGTCAGCCGATTCCGCAGCGAGCCCACCGTATTCTCCTATGACGAGGGACGCCGCACCTATGAGCCGCATAATTACAATAACCGTTACTTTGAACGGGAGATCGACATGCGAACAGCTATCGCCAGCTCGGACAATATCTATGCTGTCAGCACACTGATGGCGGTCGGAGCAGATAAAGTAATTACGACCGCACGCAGGCTTGGCATCGAGAGTGAGCTCGCTCCTGTCCCTTCGCTTGCACTCGGCACGTTCCCGGTAAGCCCGCTAGAGATGGCTTCCGCCTATAGCGCGCTGGCCGCCGAAGGCGTGCACACCGAGCCGACCGCTATTCTGCGCATCGAGAACGGGCGTGGCGAAGTGCTGTACGAGGCCAAGCCGACCCGGAAGCAAGTCCTTGCCCCGGCACAGGCCTATGTTATGACCTCGTTGCTGGAGAGCGTGTTCGAGACTGGCGGCACGGGAAGCAGAGTGGCTGCCGCGATCAAGCGGCCAGTGGCGGGCAAGACCGGCACAACTGCGGCGGATGCCTGGCTGGTCGGCTACACCCCGGAGCTCGCCGCCGCGGTATGGGTGGGCTATGACAAAGGGCGCGTCATCACATCCGCGGAGGCGCACAAGGCTGCGCCGATCTTCGCCGACTTCCTCGAAGGCGCGCTGGAGGCGGTGCCGCCCAAGCTGTTCCCCGTGCCGGATGGGGTCGTCAGCGTCTATATCGACCCGCTGACTGGCAAGCTGGCGACCAAGGACTGCTCGCAGCAGCAGCGTCTGGAGGCGTTCGTGGCCGGGACAGAGCCGCAGGAGTATTGCGCCTCGCTGACAGAGGAGGCCGAGCCGGAGCCAGCCCAGAAGCCGCGGGCGCCAGCAGACATGCCGAAGAACCGCTCCTGGTGGCAGCACCTGAAGCGGTGGTGGGAAAGCTAG
- the speE gene encoding polyamine aminopropyltransferase: MELWYTEKQTESFGITAKVKETYVSEQTEFQKLDMIETEEFGTMLVLDGMVMTTVKDEFVYHEMVAHPVLFTHPSPEHVLVVGGGDGGVIREIMKHPKVKKAVLVDIDGKVIEYSKKYLPMIAGELDNPRVEVIVNDGFMHIHDHKNTYDVIMVDSTEPVGPAANLFTRGFYQGIYEALKEDGIFVAQTDNPWFKSELIQSVNKDVKEVFPIVRVYGANIPTYPSGLWTFTLGSKKYDPLEVDESSIPDIQTQYYSPRLHKAAFVLPKFVEDLVK; this comes from the coding sequence ATGGAACTGTGGTATACCGAGAAGCAGACGGAGTCGTTCGGCATTACAGCCAAGGTCAAGGAAACCTATGTTAGCGAGCAGACGGAGTTTCAGAAGCTGGATATGATCGAGACCGAAGAGTTCGGCACGATGCTCGTGCTGGACGGCATGGTGATGACCACAGTCAAGGATGAGTTCGTCTATCATGAGATGGTTGCGCACCCTGTGCTGTTTACCCACCCAAGCCCGGAGCATGTGCTGGTAGTAGGTGGCGGCGACGGCGGCGTTATCCGCGAGATTATGAAGCATCCGAAGGTGAAGAAGGCTGTGCTGGTCGATATTGACGGCAAAGTAATCGAGTATTCGAAGAAATATTTGCCGATGATCGCCGGCGAGCTGGACAACCCTCGCGTCGAAGTGATCGTCAATGATGGCTTCATGCATATCCACGACCATAAGAATACCTATGATGTCATTATGGTAGACTCGACAGAGCCGGTCGGGCCTGCGGCCAATCTGTTCACGCGCGGCTTCTATCAAGGCATCTATGAAGCGCTCAAGGAAGACGGCATCTTCGTGGCGCAGACGGATAACCCATGGTTCAAGTCCGAGCTGATCCAGAGCGTGAACAAGGATGTCAAGGAGGTGTTCCCGATCGTGCGCGTGTACGGCGCGAACATCCCGACCTATCCGAGCGGCCTGTGGACCTTCACCTTGGGGAGCAAGAAGTACGACCCGCTCGAAGTGGACGAGTCCTCGATTCCCGACATTCAGACCCAATACTACTCTCCGCGTCTTCACAAGGCGGCGTTCGTGCTGCCCAAATTTGTTGAAGATCTCGTGAAGTAG
- the speB gene encoding agmatinase — MKLDQQYSGNVFILSSEDYEASKAVIYGMPMDYTVSFRPGSRFGPARIREVSIGLEEYSPYLDRSLEDIRYFDAGDLLLPFGNAARSLDIIGEFVRGVLADGKMPVGLGGEHLVSWPIFQEMYAKYPDLAIIHFDAHTDLREQYEGEPLSHSTPLRKAAELIGGSNIYQFGIRSGSREEWAYAREHIHFHPFEVAEPLKKVLPSLEGRPVYLTIDIDVLDPSCAPGTGTAEAGGITSKELLDAVHAIARSGVNVVGCDLVEVAPAYDPTEQTQIVASKVIREMLLGFIK, encoded by the coding sequence ATGAAACTTGATCAGCAATATTCAGGCAATGTATTCATCCTCAGCTCCGAGGATTATGAGGCTTCCAAGGCCGTCATCTATGGCATGCCGATGGACTATACCGTATCCTTCCGCCCAGGCTCCCGCTTTGGCCCGGCCCGCATCCGTGAGGTGTCGATCGGCCTGGAGGAATACAGCCCCTATCTCGACCGCAGTCTGGAGGACATCCGTTACTTCGACGCTGGCGATCTGCTGCTTCCGTTCGGTAATGCAGCGCGCAGCCTGGACATCATCGGCGAATTCGTGCGCGGGGTACTGGCTGATGGCAAGATGCCTGTCGGACTTGGCGGCGAGCATCTCGTCTCCTGGCCGATCTTCCAGGAGATGTATGCGAAATACCCGGACCTGGCGATCATCCACTTCGATGCGCACACTGACCTGCGCGAGCAGTATGAGGGCGAGCCGCTGTCGCACTCCACGCCGCTGCGCAAGGCGGCTGAGCTGATCGGCGGCAGCAATATCTATCAATTCGGCATTCGCTCCGGGTCCCGTGAGGAATGGGCGTATGCGCGAGAGCATATTCATTTCCATCCGTTCGAGGTTGCCGAGCCGCTCAAGAAGGTGCTGCCATCGCTGGAGGGACGCCCAGTCTATCTGACGATTGACATCGATGTGCTAGATCCATCATGCGCTCCAGGCACCGGTACTGCTGAGGCGGGCGGAATCACCTCCAAGGAGCTGCTGGATGCTGTGCATGCCATTGCCCGTTCCGGTGTGAATGTGGTAGGCTGCGATCTGGTGGAGGTTGCTCCGGCCTACGACCCGACAGAGCAGACGCAGATTGTGGCGTCCAAGGTGATTCGGGAGATGCTGCTTGGCTTCATCAAGTAG
- a CDS encoding AraC family transcriptional regulator, translated as MPFIHSRFLSSSTYLTAHLIAYRLAFRTIPRYDDITVFDPGYRRDVLAINFNLFPIRTDLEHRLPLYLTSLGGWINQAAMDRPDGYAHYQWLQTLSGQGKLMLPGREYTVSQGQGFLLLPNEPHAYRPVAEPWTIRWVTFSGHRASEILQDLELYRSDVFYLSDPDVTLKHLQEMNLMLTHPHPTTGLEVSASLYSLMLDLYRYGSRSELRSRNQQMDTLTPVLNYMEQHYSRPITLQELASLLSVSPQHTCVLFQRALGVRPIEYLTRLRIRKAKELLLRHPQAEIKEIAVQVGYDHPSYFIKLFKRQEGLTPTVFRSIHLHAL; from the coding sequence GTGCCATTCATCCATTCCCGCTTTCTATCGTCTAGTACATACCTGACCGCACACCTGATCGCTTATCGGTTGGCATTCCGAACGATTCCCCGCTATGATGATATTACAGTCTTCGACCCAGGCTATAGAAGGGATGTGCTTGCTATCAATTTCAACCTGTTTCCCATCCGCACAGATCTTGAGCACCGCCTGCCGCTGTACCTCACCAGTCTCGGCGGCTGGATCAACCAGGCGGCCATGGATCGCCCCGATGGCTATGCCCACTACCAGTGGCTGCAGACGCTCAGCGGACAGGGCAAGCTGATGCTGCCAGGCCGTGAGTATACCGTCTCTCAGGGACAGGGGTTCCTGCTGCTGCCCAATGAGCCTCATGCGTACCGCCCTGTGGCGGAGCCGTGGACGATCCGCTGGGTCACCTTCTCTGGTCATCGTGCCTCCGAGATATTGCAGGATCTGGAGCTGTACCGCTCAGATGTGTTCTACCTCAGCGACCCGGACGTCACTCTCAAGCATCTGCAGGAGATGAATCTGATGCTGACACACCCCCACCCGACGACCGGGCTGGAGGTCTCGGCCTCGCTCTACTCGCTGATGCTCGATCTGTACCGATACGGCTCCCGCAGCGAGCTGCGCTCGCGCAATCAGCAGATGGACACCTTAACCCCGGTGCTCAACTATATGGAGCAGCACTACAGCCGTCCGATTACGTTACAGGAGCTGGCCTCTCTGCTAAGTGTCAGTCCGCAGCATACTTGTGTGCTGTTCCAGCGGGCGCTCGGCGTGCGGCCGATCGAATATCTGACCCGGCTGCGCATTCGCAAGGCCAAGGAGCTGCTGCTGCGGCATCCGCAGGCGGAGATTAAGGAAATCGCTGTCCAGGTCGGCTATGATCATCCCAGCTACTTCATCAAGCTGTTCAAGAGACAGGAGGGGCTGACGCCTACAGTGTTCCGCAGCATTCATCTGCATGCCCTGTAG
- a CDS encoding DUF1934 domain-containing protein: MARQKQLVRIRLESRQEDERTVHEYDGEWVIKERSGYLLYEEHDEGGHPVKTTIRVRPDELSIVRRGAVVSEQRYIKGLRQAGEYSTKGLRFRLETVTDLLTITSAKAADSGLLPLPLDISWSYTLWMDEQHIGRFELRLYIEEAD, encoded by the coding sequence ATGGCACGACAAAAGCAGCTCGTCCGTATCCGGCTGGAGAGCCGGCAGGAGGATGAGCGGACGGTTCATGAGTATGACGGTGAATGGGTAATCAAGGAGCGCTCCGGTTATCTGCTGTATGAAGAGCATGACGAGGGCGGGCATCCTGTGAAGACGACGATCCGTGTTCGCCCGGATGAGCTTAGTATTGTCCGCAGGGGCGCAGTCGTATCGGAGCAGCGGTATATTAAGGGGCTGCGCCAGGCTGGAGAATACAGCACGAAGGGATTGCGGTTCCGGCTGGAGACGGTGACCGACCTGCTGACCATTACAAGTGCAAAGGCAGCGGACAGCGGGCTGCTTCCGCTCCCGCTGGATATTTCCTGGAGCTACACCTTATGGATGGATGAACAACATATCGGCCGGTTTGAGCTCCGGCTGTACATTGAGGAGGCTGATTAA
- the argS gene encoding arginine--tRNA ligase encodes MSVTGNQGVLEATYSRLKSAIGKAAVAAGLAQQEELPAFVLEVPKEKAHGDLATNAAMQLTKLAKKNPRAIAEAIIAHLEFAEAGIVSAEIAGPGFINFRLDKSFLYPIIQQVLQAGEQYGRTTTGTGQSVQIEFVSANPTGSLHLGHARGAAVGDALCNVLDFAGFRVSREYYINDAGNQINNLAYSIEARYKQQLGLEAQMPEDGYYGEDIVGFAKELTEQEGDRLLALPDEERFHYFREFGLKRELDKIKRDLERFRVPFDVWYSETSLYTSGLVEDALAALRERGQVFEEEGATWLSTMPFGDDKNRVLVKNDGSYTYLTPDIAYHRTKYERGFDWIINIWGADHHGYIPRMKAAMEALGNDPNRLIVLVAQMVSLFQNGEKVKMSKRTGKAVTVEELMDEVGVDAMRYFFTMRSMDSHLDFDMDLAISKSNENPVFYVQYAHARICSIFRQADEQGVDVSALDQADLGRLDKEAEYDLIRKIGELPQEIAEAAAQYAPHRMVRYVYELASQLHSYYRAERVITEDAAQTQARLALLAAVRTTLANVLRLLGVSAPEQM; translated from the coding sequence ATGAGCGTAACTGGAAATCAAGGCGTATTAGAAGCAACCTATTCACGGCTGAAATCGGCGATCGGCAAGGCTGCTGTCGCTGCGGGGCTGGCGCAGCAGGAGGAGCTGCCGGCATTTGTGCTGGAGGTTCCCAAGGAGAAGGCGCATGGCGACTTGGCTACGAATGCGGCGATGCAATTGACCAAGCTGGCGAAGAAAAATCCACGGGCCATCGCAGAGGCCATCATTGCTCATCTGGAATTTGCCGAAGCGGGGATCGTATCGGCGGAGATTGCCGGGCCGGGATTCATCAATTTCCGTCTGGACAAAAGCTTTCTCTATCCGATTATTCAGCAAGTACTGCAGGCTGGCGAGCAATATGGGCGGACAACGACGGGTACAGGACAGAGCGTCCAGATTGAATTCGTCAGTGCCAACCCGACAGGAAGTCTGCATCTGGGTCATGCCCGCGGTGCGGCTGTAGGCGATGCGCTGTGCAATGTGCTGGATTTCGCAGGCTTCCGCGTATCGCGCGAATATTACATTAACGATGCTGGCAATCAGATCAACAATCTGGCCTATTCGATCGAGGCCAGATATAAGCAGCAGCTTGGGCTGGAGGCGCAGATGCCGGAGGATGGCTATTACGGTGAAGATATTGTCGGATTTGCCAAGGAGCTGACCGAGCAGGAGGGAGATCGGCTGCTGGCGCTGCCGGACGAGGAGCGGTTCCATTACTTCCGCGAGTTTGGTCTGAAGCGGGAGCTGGACAAAATCAAGCGGGATCTGGAGCGGTTCCGCGTACCGTTCGACGTATGGTACAGCGAAACCTCGCTCTATACAAGCGGCCTGGTAGAGGATGCGCTAGCTGCGCTGCGCGAGCGCGGCCAGGTGTTTGAGGAGGAAGGTGCGACGTGGCTGAGCACGATGCCGTTTGGCGACGACAAGAACCGTGTACTGGTCAAAAATGACGGCTCCTACACGTATCTGACGCCGGATATTGCGTACCACCGTACCAAATACGAGCGCGGCTTCGATTGGATCATTAATATATGGGGGGCAGACCATCATGGCTACATCCCGCGCATGAAGGCGGCGATGGAGGCGCTGGGGAATGACCCGAACCGTCTCATCGTGCTCGTCGCGCAGATGGTGAGCCTGTTCCAGAACGGTGAGAAGGTCAAAATGTCCAAGCGCACCGGCAAAGCCGTTACCGTCGAGGAGTTGATGGATGAGGTGGGCGTGGATGCGATGCGCTACTTCTTCACGATGCGCAGCATGGACTCCCATCTGGACTTTGACATGGATCTGGCGATCTCCAAGTCCAATGAGAACCCGGTCTTCTATGTGCAGTATGCCCATGCCAGAATCTGTAGCATCTTCCGCCAGGCGGACGAGCAGGGCGTGGATGTGTCGGCGCTCGACCAGGCCGATCTGGGCAGACTGGACAAGGAGGCGGAATATGATCTGATCCGCAAGATCGGAGAGCTGCCGCAGGAGATTGCGGAGGCAGCAGCTCAGTATGCGCCCCATCGGATGGTGCGCTATGTATATGAATTGGCTTCCCAGTTGCATAGCTACTACAGGGCAGAGCGCGTCATTACCGAGGACGCGGCACAGACACAGGCGCGGCTCGCGCTGCTGGCGGCTGTTCGCACGACCCTGGCCAATGTGCTTCGCTTGCTGGGGGTTTCTGCGCCCGAGCAGATGTAA